Within Acinetobacter sp. LoGeW2-3, the genomic segment GCAAAAATGCTGCTACGGCAATTTCATTGGCTGCATTCAGAATTGCAGGTGTAATTCCGCCTTGCTGCATCGCTTGACGTGCAAGTTTTAATGCAGGAAAACGCTGGGTATCCGGTTGCTGGAAATTCAGTTGTGAATGTACAAATAAATCTAATGGCGCGACATGAGTACTGATCCGCTCTGGCCATGCCAAGGCATGTGCAATCGGGGTACACATATCCGGATTACCCATTTGCGCCAAAGTTGAACCATCTACATATTGAACCATGGAGTGAATAATACTCTGTGGATGCACAACAACTGTAACAAATTGTTCTTTTACCGCAAATAAATGACAGGCTTCAATCAGTTCTAAGCCTTTATTCATCAAAGTTGCGGAATCTACCGAGATTTTTTGTCCCATCGACCAGTTAGGATGTTTGCAGGCTTGAGCTGGTGTAACAGTTTGCAGCTGATCAAGTGTATGATTTAGGAATGGACCACCTGATGCAGTCAGCAGAATCTGCTGTACACCCAGTTTAGGCTTACCATTGCGTTCAGCATCGAAGTAATTGGCAGGTAAACACTGAAAAATTGCATTGTGTTCTGAGTCCACAGGTAGCAATAAAGCCCCATGGTCACGGGCGGCCTGCATCATGATGTCACCTGACATCACCAAGGCTTCTTTATTGGCCAGTAATACCCGTTTACCCGCTTTGACCGCAGCCAACGTTGGCAACAGACCAGCAGCGCCAACAATGGCCGCCATCACTACATCCACTTCTGGATGTTCGGCGACTGCGATCAAACCCGCTTCATCGTGGAGAATTTCAATGTCGGATAATTGCTGTTGTTTCAGTAATTCTGCCAGTTCATCGACTTTAGATGTTGGCACTACAGCAATTTTCGGTCGGAACTGCTTACAAATTTCGACCAGTTCTGCAATACGGCTTTGTGCAGTCACAGCATATACGCTGTAGGCTTCAGGATGTCGCTGCAGGATTTTTAAAGTACTTTGACCAATGGAACCTGTAGCACCTAATATACAAACAGCTTGTGACATTTATAAATCTACGCCAATAAGTTTTAAAACATACATGCCTGCAGCAAAAATCGGTGCTGCAGCAAGGAGAGAATCAATCCGGTCCAGTACACCACCATGTCCTGGCAGAATACGACCTGAATCTTTAATACCAGCACGACGTTTGATCATTGATTCAAACAAATCGCCTAGCACAGAACTAAATACGGTTAATACCGACAAAATCAGGAATAAAATCAGCTCAGGAACACTGATATCGAGGTAAAGTAATGCCACTGTAATGACAATCAGCATCGAAGTCACGATACCGCCATACAAACCTTCAACCGATTTGTTTGGACTGACATTTGGGGCAAGCTTTTTATTACCTAACTTGCGTCCAACAAAATAAGCACCACTATCTGCACCCCAAACCAACAGGAACAGATACATCAACCACCATGGTGAATTCTGCCAAACTGAATAGATCGCAGTGACAGCTGCTGAAATTAAGATCACGCCAATGCCATTTAAACTGACATTGTACCAGCCATCATATTCCGGATAGGATTTGACCCAATAGATGCTGAGGATCCAGGTTAGAATAGAAGCTGCCCATAGCAGCATGGAGATGTCTGCAAAATATAATGCAAGTGCTGAAAGAACTGCGGTGATTAAACCATAACCCCAAGCAAATGGCTTAATTACTTTTTTCCCTTGGCGTGGCATGAGTTTGAACCACTCATAACCGGCAACGCCTGCAGCAACGACCATCAACACAAACATTGGATAATATGAGGTAGTGGCAAACATACAACTGAGTACAACAGCCACCAATACCAATGCGGTTATAATCCGCTCTAACATGTATTAATTCTCAAGTTTTTCTTGCTGAATCTGCTCTGAGGTCTTACCAAACCGACGTTCACGTCCACCAAATACGGCAAACGCATCATCTAATTCTTCTGTGGTAAATTCTGGCCACAAGGTCTCAGTGAAATACAGTTCCGCATAAGCCGCCTGCCAGAGCAGAAAGTTGGATAAACGGAAATCACCACCGGTACGGATTAACAGATCCACAGGCGGTAAATCACTAAGGCTTACATATTGACCAAAGACATCAGTATCAATTGCATCAAGTTCTAATTTATTTGTTAAAACATCCGCGGCAATTCGCTTCGCAGCCTGCGCCATATCCCACATACCACCATAACTAATGGCAATTGTGAGCGTCATGCTATCGAACTTAGCAGTCCTTTCCTCCGCATGCAACATTAAAGCTTGCAGTTCAGGAGATAAACGACTACGGTCGCCGATAAAGCGCAATGCAATATTGAATTTTTCCATACGCGGTAGCTGTTCATTGATTGTGTCTTCAAGCAATCGCATGAGCAGATCCACTTCAAACTGCGGACGATTCCAGTTTTCACTAGAAAAGGCAAATACAGTTAAAGCCTGGATATTTCTTTTTCTACAGTGTTCTACAATCGGGTCAAGGACGCTTTTACCTTCACGGTGTCCTTCACCTTTTTGCATCTGATTTTTTTTGGCAAAACGGTTGTTGCCATCCATGATGATGGCAACATGTTTTGGAAGACGGGGACTTTCTTCAGTAACGGTCATTGATGAATTAGACCTTCATCAATTCAGCTTCTTTTGCAGCTAAACGTTTGTCAACTTCAGCAACATATTTATCTGTAACTTTCTGGATTTCATCAGAAGCACGACGCTCTTCATCTTCAGAAATTTCTTTCTCTTTCAATAAAGCTTTGATGTCGCCCAATACATCACGACGGATGTTACGGATTGCAACTTTTGCGTTTTCTGCTTCGTTACGTGCAACTTTTTGCATATCACGACGTGTTTCTTCAGTCAATGCAGCCATTGGTACACGGATTGCATCA encodes:
- the ispC gene encoding 1-deoxy-D-xylulose-5-phosphate reductoisomerase — protein: MSQAVCILGATGSIGQSTLKILQRHPEAYSVYAVTAQSRIAELVEICKQFRPKIAVVPTSKVDELAELLKQQQLSDIEILHDEAGLIAVAEHPEVDVVMAAIVGAAGLLPTLAAVKAGKRVLLANKEALVMSGDIMMQAARDHGALLLPVDSEHNAIFQCLPANYFDAERNGKPKLGVQQILLTASGGPFLNHTLDQLQTVTPAQACKHPNWSMGQKISVDSATLMNKGLELIEACHLFAVKEQFVTVVVHPQSIIHSMVQYVDGSTLAQMGNPDMCTPIAHALAWPERISTHVAPLDLFVHSQLNFQQPDTQRFPALKLARQAMQQGGITPAILNAANEIAVAAFLHEKIAFTQIPQVVEHTLNSMDNQTADQLEVILEADQQARDIARQFVVNKGS
- a CDS encoding phosphatidate cytidylyltransferase; its protein translation is MLERIITALVLVAVVLSCMFATTSYYPMFVLMVVAAGVAGYEWFKLMPRQGKKVIKPFAWGYGLITAVLSALALYFADISMLLWAASILTWILSIYWVKSYPEYDGWYNVSLNGIGVILISAAVTAIYSVWQNSPWWLMYLFLLVWGADSGAYFVGRKLGNKKLAPNVSPNKSVEGLYGGIVTSMLIVITVALLYLDISVPELILFLILSVLTVFSSVLGDLFESMIKRRAGIKDSGRILPGHGGVLDRIDSLLAAAPIFAAGMYVLKLIGVDL
- the uppS gene encoding polyprenyl diphosphate synthase; the encoded protein is MTVTEESPRLPKHVAIIMDGNNRFAKKNQMQKGEGHREGKSVLDPIVEHCRKRNIQALTVFAFSSENWNRPQFEVDLLMRLLEDTINEQLPRMEKFNIALRFIGDRSRLSPELQALMLHAEERTAKFDSMTLTIAISYGGMWDMAQAAKRIAADVLTNKLELDAIDTDVFGQYVSLSDLPPVDLLIRTGGDFRLSNFLLWQAAYAELYFTETLWPEFTTEELDDAFAVFGGRERRFGKTSEQIQQEKLEN